A stretch of Phragmites australis chromosome 12, lpPhrAust1.1, whole genome shotgun sequence DNA encodes these proteins:
- the LOC133887003 gene encoding GDSL esterase/lipase At2g27360-like, with translation MASFASGRGGRRLLLPAVAAAVVALVAAPAPACFPRVFSFGDSLTDTGNYRFVYFNDSRDPVLRPPYGETFFHRATGRFSDGRLVVDFIADALGLPFVRPYWSGGSAEDFARGANFAVGGAMALSPDFFRARGVPVGDRVVHLDMEMKWFRDLLDLLCAGDLAGCSELMNQSLFLVGEIGGNDYNTPLLSRVSFEIIRTFPPSVIAKISSTVSELIGLGAKTLVVPGNLPIGCVPKYLTRFQSDKEEDYEPETGCLRWMNEFSQYHNKLLMEELEKLRMLHPDVMIIYADYYGAAMEIFLFPEQFGIEEPLVACCGGRGPYGVAKGAGCGYREYKVCDNPDKYGSWDGFHPTEAVYMAIAMGLLQGSYTQPPFATVTGSCPRLTTHLRSSTEYKVLYDL, from the exons ATGGCTTCCTTTGCCTccgggagaggaggaagacgactgCTCTTGccggcagtggcggcggcggtggtggcgctagtggcggcgccggcgccggcgtgcTTCCCGCGCGTGTTCAGCTTCGGGGACTCGCTGACGGACACGGGCAACTACCGCTTCGTCTACTTCAACGACTCCCGCGAtccggtgctccggccgccctACGGCGAGACCTTCTTCCACCGCGCCACCGGGCGCTTCTCGGATGGCCGCCTCGTCGTCGACTTCATCG CGGATGCGCTGGGGCTGCCGTTCGTGCGCCCGTACTGGAGCGGGGGGAGCGCCGAGGACTTCGCGCGCGGGGCCAACTTCGCGGTGGGCGGCGCCATGGCACTCAGCCCGGACTTCTTCCGGGCCAGGGGTGTGCCCGTGGGCGACAGAGTAGTGCACCTCGACATGGAGATGAAGTGGTTTCGCGACCTGCTTGATCTGCTCTGCGCCGGCGACCTTGCCG GTTGCTCGGAACTGATGAACCAATCCCTTTTCTTGGTTGGAGAAATCGGGGGCAATGACTACAACACACCTCTTCTGTCCAGAGTGTCCTTTGAGATCATCCGCACCTTCCCTCCGAGTGTTATTGCCAAAATTTCTTCTACAGTCAGT GAACTGATTGGGCTAGGAGCCAAGACTCTGGTGGTTCCAGGGAACCTCCCGATCGGGTGCGTCCCGAAATATCTGACGAGATTCCAGAGCGATAAGGAAGAAGATTACGAGCCAGAGACGGGTTGCCTTAGGTGGATGAACGAGTTCTCACAGTACCACAACAAGCTTCTCATGGAGGAGCTGGAGAAGCTGCGCATGCTCCATCCTGATGTGATGATCATCTATGCTGATTACTATGGAGCTGCTATGGAGATTTTCCTTTTCCCTGAACagtttg GGATCGAGGAACCCTTGGTGGCTTGTTGTGGTGGAAGAGGACCCTACGGTGTGGCCAAAGGCGCAGGTTGTGGGTACCGGGAATACAAGGTGTGTGATAACCCAGACAAGTATGGATCATGGGATGGCTTCCATCCAACGGAAGCTGTATACATGGCCATTGCAATGGGCCTGCTACAAGGTTCCTACACACAACCTCCATTTGCTACCGTCACCGGTTCATGTCCACGGCTTACGACTCACCTCCGCTCTTCTACTGAATACAAGGTCCTCTACGACTTGTAA